A window from Cyprinus carpio isolate SPL01 chromosome A11, ASM1834038v1, whole genome shotgun sequence encodes these proteins:
- the LOC109053751 gene encoding LHFPL tetraspan subfamily member 5 protein-like: MTKMLSAQEAAKIYHTNYVRNARAVGVLWTIFTICFAIICVVVFIQPYWIGDSVDTPQSGYFGLFHYCIGNPITGELVCKGSALDFGSIPSGAFKTAMFFVGISLRLIVGTTVCYSLFFFCNSGSVHKICAWMQLAAATCMVIGCMIYPDGWDSEEVKRMCGQRTDKYTLGNCTVRWAYILAIISIMDSLTLSFLAFVLGNRQDKLLPEDFQVEEKKEEA; this comes from the exons ATGACTAAAATGTTATCGGCCCAGGAGGCTGCCAAGATCTATCACACAAATTACGTGAGAAACGCAAGGGCCGTCGGTGTGCTGTGGACTATCTTCACCATCTGCTTCGCCATCATCTGTGTGGTGGTCTTCATTCAGCCTTACTGGATTGGAGACAGTGTTGACACCCCTCAGTCAGGATACTTCGGGCTTTTTCACTACTGCATTGGGAACCCCATCACAGGAGAGCTGGTGTGTAAGGGCAGCGCTTTGGACTTTGGATCTATACCTTCAGGTGCCTTCAAAACCGCCATGTTCTTTGTTGGGATCTCTTTGCGGCTGATCGTAGGGACTACTGTCTGCtatagtttgtttttcttctgcaaCTCAGGCAGCGTGCACAAGATTTGCGCATGGATGCAGCTGGCAGCTG CAACTTGTATGGTCATAGGCTGTATGATCTATCCAGACGGCTGGGACTCAGAGGAGGTGAAGAGGATGTGTGGTCAGCGGACGGATAAATACACGCTGGGTAACTGCACAGTGCGCTGGGCGTACATCCTGGCCATCATCAGCATCATGGACTCGCTCACATTATCCTTCCTGGCCTTCGTCCTGGGCAACCGGCAAGACAAGCTGCTGCCAGAAGACTTCCAGGTGGAGGAGAAAAAAG aGGAAGCATGA